CAATATTGCTAAGTTTTCCTAACTATAAATTGTATAATTGAGTTATGATAATACTAATTAAACTCTATATTCCACTGTTACAGTCCTAATAAGTGCAATATATTAAATGTTCTTCCTAGCCATATTATTTTATGTGTTgttttgtaaaaattaaatattatttgctGAACACTTACTTGATCATCTTTAAATATTATACTGCTGTAAAACTAATCTGTGCTTTTCAGTTGACAGGGATGTTGTACAAACTGACCTCTCTAAAGACAATTTTTACAATTTGCTTCACAGTAGTTTGTGTATTTTGCATGAACTGCAATGGTGATACGGATATTGTCAATACCACACATGGAAAAGTAAAAGGGGTGCAGGTTTCAGTGTTCTCTGGAATAATAACAGCTTACCTTGGAATACCATATGCAGAGCCACCAACTGGTGATTTAAGATTTAAGAAGCCTGAGCCACGCAAACCATGGTTAGAGATATGGAATGCCTCACAATATGGAAACTCATGCTATCAAACAGTTGATGACATATTTCCTGGTTTTTCTGGAGCTGAAATGTGGAATCCAAACACTCAACTCAGTGAAGATTGCCTGTACCTTAATATATGGATCCCAACTCCAAAGCCAAGAAATGCAAGTGTTATGGTTTGGATTTATGGTGGTGGATTTGAAACAGGGACATCATCTCTTGATTTGTATGATGGGAAGTTTCTGGCCAGGACGGAACGTGTTATTGTAGTGTCCATGAACTACAGATTAGGTGCACTGGGTTTTTTAGCTTTTCCAGGAAATAGTGAATCTCCAGGAAATGTTGGTCTCTTTGATCAGAGATTAGCTCTTCAGTGGGTTTATGAGAATATTGCAGCATTTGGTGGAAATCCCAAGAGCATAACCATTTTTGGAGAAAGTGCTGGGGGAGCCTCTGTTAGTTATCATATGCTTTCCCCAAAAAGTCATGGGTTTTTCACAAGAGCTATTATGCAAAGTGCAACAGCTAATGCTCCTTGGGCTGTTACAACTAAAACTGAAGCCCACAGTAGAGCTTTGACATTAGCCAATCTTCTGAATTGTTTTTATAGGAATGAAACAGAAATCATTGTTTGCCTTCGAAGTAAGAGTCCAGAAGAAATATGTGAAAAAGCTGCTTCAGTTCTTCCACACAGATCAGTGATAGAAGTTTATTTTCCTCCTACTGTCGATGGAGATTTTCTTATAGAAATGCCAGAAGTATTAATGCAACTTGgtcaattaaaaaagaaaacacaaatattaactGGGGTTAACAAAGATGAGGGCTCATATTTCTTAGTATATGGACTACCCGGATTTAGTAAAGATCACGAGAGTTTTATAAACAGGACACAATTTCAAGAAAGTGTCAAACTAGCATTTCCAAAAGCAACCGAACTCGCTCTAGATTCTGTCCTTTTTCATTATACTAACTGGGAAGATGAACAGAATCCATCTCATAATCGGGATGCCATGGATGATATTGTCGGAGATTACAATTTCATATGCCCATTGTTGGAATTCACCAAATGGAATTCTGAACTTGGTAACAAGGCTTATTTATACTACTTCCATCACAGATCTTCAAAACTAACCTGGCCTGGATGG
The genomic region above belongs to Xenopus laevis strain J_2021 chromosome 5L, Xenopus_laevis_v10.1, whole genome shotgun sequence and contains:
- the bche.L gene encoding cholinesterase; this encodes MLYKLTSLKTIFTICFTVVCVFCMNCNGDTDIVNTTHGKVKGVQVSVFSGIITAYLGIPYAEPPTGDLRFKKPEPRKPWLEIWNASQYGNSCYQTVDDIFPGFSGAEMWNPNTQLSEDCLYLNIWIPTPKPRNASVMVWIYGGGFETGTSSLDLYDGKFLARTERVIVVSMNYRLGALGFLAFPGNSESPGNVGLFDQRLALQWVYENIAAFGGNPKSITIFGESAGGASVSYHMLSPKSHGFFTRAIMQSATANAPWAVTTKTEAHSRALTLANLLNCFYRNETEIIVCLRSKSPEEICEKAASVLPHRSVIEVYFPPTVDGDFLIEMPEVLMQLGQLKKKTQILTGVNKDEGSYFLVYGLPGFSKDHESFINRTQFQESVKLAFPKATELALDSVLFHYTNWEDEQNPSHNRDAMDDIVGDYNFICPLLEFTKWNSELGNKAYLYYFHHRSSKLTWPGWMGVMHGYEIEFVFGIPMYRRLNYTKAEETLSRTLMRYWANFAKTGNPNGAQSLENRWPVFTLDEQHYLLLGTEDSKTNRKMRAKQCRFWNKFYPKVLQITGNIDEVERQWKAEFHRWNNYMMDWKNQFNDYSSKKESCDGL